AAATTCTACACTGCACGAGTCATGCTGAATGGAGAAGCTTGAAGATGCCGCGATGTTGACACTTACCTTCCTACAGCTCCATGAACACCCAGTACCAAAGCACCCAAGAGTTGCTGAAGCACAAAGTgttgaataaaaacatttcacacagGTTAAAACACCAAATGATATCCATAAAActgttgttttataaaaatgtttttcttgtttctgcaggtacaactttaattattttgcttatagtcaatatgtctcatgtacagctgctttgtaacaatgaaaattgtaaaagcgctatataaataaagttgagttgagttgtaaAAATCAAAATGCATTAGATTAATGAGATGTCATACTTCATCTACTCCATACAGGACAGACCAGTTGTGGGACTGGCTGTAACAGACACACTGTCCAAGGTCCCTAAGGTCAGTTCCACTGTATTTCACTCCCTTAAACGAGGGAATCATCTTCTCAATGCCATTAAGCACATCAGCCACTTCCACTGGAAGACAAAAAGAAGGAGTTCAGTTGGGTAGAGGGTCAAAACAGAGAGAAATCAAATACTAAATTATAGATAAAACGAATCTCTAAAATGTCACAGTAAAAACTGATCGACAGTAATGATGATGGTTTCACTTACAAGCAACTCCAGTCATGCTTGGAATATGATAATAATATAGCGGAAGATCTGGAGCAGAGGCTCCCACTTCCTTTAGAAACATCCTCAATGCATCTGAGAAAAAGAGGAAGGTGTGGTATGGCAGACATGAGAAAGAACAGTTGACTATATCTTTAAGAAtgattttaaattttaaatagaCATCAAGTAAAgcagtaaaaaagaaaaatgtgagaaattagaaaaagtgaaaaattaAAAACCTGCATTAGTGGGTTTGAAGTAGGAAGGGGAGATTACTGCTATACCATCCGCCCCTATACTGGAGGCATGCTGAGCCTACAGGAAACAAGAAAAACATCCACTCAGCATTTTGAATCAGTCACGAGGAGTGAACTACCTGTTAATTTGTAcctacataaaaaatatgtattacaCAAAAACAGTCTTAGTTCGAATGTTTTTTTGGGTGCTGTTGTTATATTAAAAAATGCAggattgcatttaaaaaatggcATGTGAAGTAAAAGAAAAGTGTGTGCTCACCAGTTCTTGAGTATCTTTTATACTCATACAGCCAACATGAACTATAACCTGCTCGagtctgaacacacacaaacacatagtcACAACAAAAGTCTTCTCCCTCTAACAACTATTACATTTCATcagaaaatgtaacaattttGTGTATTATACATAACTCACTTGCCCTTGCCCTGTAGGCACCATTCGGCAGCAAGACGCTTTCTTTCATCCACAGTAAAAGAACAAGCTTCACCTGTTGTGCCATTTACTTTTCAAAAGAAGATGGAGttaattacaaaatataaaaattacttAACACACTTACTGGGAAATGACGTACAGTAAAGCAGCTTTCTTTACCCCAAACTATTATATTTAATGGAAAAATGTTGTATAATTTACACAATGTTTTATTACACAAGAATGCAATTACAGCTTTAACTTACCAAACACCTTCTTGACACTCTGTTTCTCTGTAAGATAATCAATGTATGACCCAATAACAGAGAGATTAATCGCCCTGAAGAACAACAAGGAGTAAAAAAACAGATCAATGATCACAGTTGGACCTCATGtaaatagtattttttttttgagagGATTCAAATTTTTACCCATCTGTAGTGAGAGGTGTGAATGTAGCTGCCACGAGCCCAGTAAGCTTTTTCATGTCGCGAGACATCTTTGAATAAACATCAATGAAACAACACGAAATTAAACCGTGTTAACGTTACTCATCATTGGACATGACATGTCATTCATTATGTTGAGGCTTTCGATAGACATGGAAAGTCGAcctattttttttagttattaaacTTTTAATTTACTGTGTGCCATAACAGCAAAAAAGAATGCAACTTACAGTACCTTTTCTTTCCCGTGAGCTGAATAAGCTTTTTTCCAGGGCTCGGGCTGTACTGCACTTGCAACTGAATCGACAACTGTATATTGTTTTGCCAGTTACGTCACATCACGAGGAAGTCATGTGAGATGCGTGCAAGCTGTGAAATGtagttttttttgtcatttttgtctgaaaaccaccttaattaaaaataaaaattgcacCCTGGCCATTTTGCGTTTATGGacattattaaaattatattacgAATTCAAACCATTACATAAACTAGGTTACGTTTCTTTGGCAAATTTCCTGTATACTTTATACAAATAATACATTCAGTATATTTCCTGACGTTATTACGAATATTGTACTAATAAAAGAGTAACATTTGTTAGTTGAATgagaaatacattattttttctCAGGGCGCCACTTGGGGCAAGTAGGCAAGGGGTCTCTATGGCGTTAGAAGTTGGACAAAACTACTGTATGTGAGCGTGTAAATACAGCGCGCAAGCAGATTACAGCTGCGCGGGCACACTGAAAACCCTCGCGCGTAAAATGTAAACCTGTAGAGATCGCAAATCTCTAACTTGAACACAAAAACCAAGATTGTGCACGTAAATCAAGACGTACGAGGGGAAATAACAAACCCCCGAGTCAAAGCAGTCGCTCGCGCACAGTATTGACTACACGCACAAATGCTACTTACGCGCGCGCGAGCTGGGATTCTTCATGCGCGCGAGTCATTTTGACTTTGGCACTAAGGGGGCGGGACACTGCgattttgtgacaacaaatgcCATTGGCCCTGCTCCTTTCTGGAACTcccgttgtgattggctgttgctgcCGCCCTCAAGTCGATGACAGAACAGGAGAGATGGCAGGATATAACATTATATTACAATTTAACATAGACCTAAGGATTTTTAACATCAACCCTGAGTCTTGTCATCACTTCAAGAGTGTTATTAGTTTAGAGACATTGTACCaccctttaaataataattgtaattcaCATTTGATTGTGACACTTATCAGCTGTTCCTTAAATATCAGTTATTTCTAAATAGTTCAAATCCGATATGTGCATCCCCTGTaccttcattttacatttacaataaaacgcAATATGACATAAACACCTCCCTTAAGTAGTCTTGGAGCATTGCCTGTGTACTTTTGACTGAATTGTTTATCCCTTTGACAAGTACAATGTCAAATGTCAATGTcaaaaataatgagaaaaaaactggacataaaatgcaaatttgaaatattttattagctcatttttactgaatgcaaaccttccgcgaggaaaagccgtttagtttcggttttaaagtaagaaacgacgttcaaacgtcacgaacaggcaaattggtttaataatttgtaaatataatgtcatatatgttattaaaagacatatttataattattttgtgtaatgtgtaatattatatatgtgtaataaatgtgtaatattaaactgctcctctcaaaatgatttgcagcatccgggttacagggtgttattagttttgagcggtccGGTCCCTtgggaatgtcgcgactggccaatcagaatcaagcattcaaatgagccgtgtaataagtttaactaataaatacatacagcCAGGCTATGTATAGTTATGAAACTCTGACTGACCTCAAGTTAAAATGATTAGTCTCGAAACTAATGGATTCATCAGACAAACGAC
Above is a genomic segment from Triplophysa rosa linkage group LG17, Trosa_1v2, whole genome shotgun sequence containing:
- the npl gene encoding N-acetylneuraminate lyase, with the translated sequence MSRDMKKLTGLVAATFTPLTTDGAINLSVIGSYIDYLTEKQSVKKVFVNGTTGEACSFTVDERKRLAAEWCLQGKGKLEQVIVHVGCMSIKDTQELAQHASSIGADGIAVISPSYFKPTNADALRMFLKEVGASAPDLPLYYYHIPSMTGVALEVADVLNGIEKMIPSFKGVKYSGTDLRDLGQCVCYSQSHNWSVLYGVDEQLLGALVLGVHGAVGSTYNYLGCKMKQMLSAFDEGNMTQARDIQFKCMDVITFAKNLGFDVAVNKQVMSELSGLALGPPRLPMLPCPISKAQTIAQKIKDSFCLT